From Maridesulfovibrio ferrireducens, a single genomic window includes:
- the gyrB gene encoding DNA topoisomerase (ATP-hydrolyzing) subunit B — translation MAQNKDQYTADSITVLEGLAAVRKRPAMYIGSTDTRGLHHLVYEVVDNSIDEAMGGYCSKIKVKLHMDNSVTVSDDGRGIPVDIHPKEKKPALEIVMTLLHAGGKFDNDAYKVSGGLHGVGVSCVNALSEHLEATVRRDGKMYRQSYVRGVPTGQVECIGDAVTTGTTIRFRPDEQIFETNHYDFNVLRKRFQELAYLNKGLEIDFLDERTNEKASFKAEGGIVEFVKDLNKSQTAVSEVVYAYTEVENVVTELALQYNTAYKENTHTFANNIRTVEGGTHLAGFKTALTRAINTYIQNSDLPKKLKQKLSGEDVREGLTAVLSVKLCDPQFEGQTKTKLGNSEMMGIVATMVYDKLSSYFQENPKDAKSIVEKVVDAARARDAARKARELVRRKGALSDHSLPGKLADCQSKDPSECELFIVEGDSAGGSAKQGRNPKHQAILPLRGKILNVEKTRFDKMLGNKEIRALITAMGIGIGQEEGEKDFNKLRYHKVVIMTDADVDGSHIRTLLLTFFFRQYEELIQRGHLYIAQPPLYRIAKGKFEKFIKDDIELYTLLIQRVAKDIIIKSSNDKEYTGERLATLLEDIRFIKNKVFDAINMGISDKLFAALISYEGKITPADFVESDPEEFVSKMLKSGFKVFIEREDDDGEERVYVTFENENGNRTRLAVEFFNSKLFRHSFEKNRNIVQECSGNDFVIERGEITIPVTGIFNLLDAVLEEAYKGINLQRYKGLGEMNPEQLWETTMDPDKRSMLQVTIEDAVGANEIFMDLMGDNVEPRREFIERNALAVQELDI, via the coding sequence ATGGCTCAAAACAAAGATCAGTATACAGCCGATTCGATTACCGTCCTTGAGGGATTGGCAGCTGTAAGAAAAAGACCTGCTATGTATATCGGTTCAACCGATACAAGGGGTCTTCATCACCTTGTATACGAAGTGGTGGACAACTCTATCGATGAAGCTATGGGTGGCTATTGCTCAAAGATTAAAGTTAAACTTCACATGGATAACAGTGTAACCGTTTCGGATGACGGCCGCGGTATTCCTGTCGATATTCATCCGAAAGAAAAAAAACCCGCTCTTGAGATCGTTATGACCCTTCTTCACGCGGGTGGTAAGTTCGACAACGATGCTTATAAAGTTTCAGGTGGCCTTCACGGGGTCGGAGTATCGTGTGTAAACGCTCTTTCCGAACATCTTGAGGCTACGGTCAGGAGAGACGGTAAAATGTATCGTCAGTCGTATGTGAGAGGAGTTCCGACAGGTCAAGTGGAATGCATCGGTGATGCTGTTACAACCGGAACAACCATCCGTTTCAGACCTGATGAACAGATTTTTGAGACTAATCACTATGATTTCAATGTGTTAAGAAAGCGTTTTCAGGAACTAGCTTATCTGAACAAAGGTCTTGAAATCGATTTTCTCGATGAAAGAACCAATGAAAAAGCAAGTTTTAAAGCTGAAGGCGGTATTGTTGAGTTTGTCAAAGATCTTAATAAAAGTCAGACAGCTGTAAGTGAAGTTGTATATGCTTACACTGAAGTGGAAAACGTAGTTACCGAACTGGCATTGCAATACAATACAGCCTACAAAGAAAACACTCACACTTTTGCCAATAATATCCGCACAGTTGAAGGCGGAACTCATCTGGCCGGTTTTAAAACCGCGCTGACAAGAGCAATCAACACTTATATTCAGAACTCTGATCTGCCTAAAAAGCTTAAACAGAAGCTTTCCGGTGAAGATGTTCGTGAAGGTCTGACTGCTGTATTGAGTGTTAAACTTTGTGATCCTCAGTTTGAAGGACAGACCAAGACCAAACTTGGTAACTCCGAAATGATGGGTATTGTTGCAACAATGGTTTACGACAAACTTTCATCTTATTTTCAGGAAAATCCGAAAGATGCGAAGTCAATTGTCGAAAAAGTTGTTGATGCTGCAAGAGCAAGAGATGCGGCAAGAAAAGCTCGTGAACTTGTCCGCAGAAAAGGCGCTTTGTCTGACCATTCACTTCCCGGTAAACTTGCTGATTGTCAGAGTAAAGATCCTTCAGAATGTGAATTATTCATAGTTGAAGGGGACTCTGCTGGCGGTTCAGCTAAGCAGGGGCGTAATCCTAAACATCAGGCAATTCTTCCGCTCAGAGGTAAAATTCTGAATGTTGAAAAAACCCGCTTTGATAAAATGCTCGGTAATAAAGAAATCCGTGCTCTTATCACTGCTATGGGTATCGGCATAGGACAGGAAGAAGGTGAAAAAGATTTTAACAAGCTCAGATATCACAAAGTCGTAATTATGACTGATGCTGATGTTGACGGATCGCATATCCGGACACTTTTGCTTACTTTCTTTTTCAGACAGTATGAAGAACTCATCCAGAGAGGTCATTTGTATATTGCTCAGCCTCCTCTTTATAGAATTGCAAAGGGTAAATTTGAAAAATTCATTAAAGACGATATAGAGCTTTATACTTTGCTTATTCAAAGGGTTGCAAAAGATATAATTATCAAAAGTAGTAACGACAAAGAATACACAGGTGAAAGACTTGCCACTCTGCTTGAGGATATCCGCTTTATTAAAAATAAAGTTTTTGATGCTATAAATATGGGTATTTCTGATAAACTTTTTGCTGCTTTAATCAGCTATGAAGGTAAAATAACTCCTGCTGATTTTGTTGAAAGTGATCCTGAAGAATTTGTCAGTAAAATGCTTAAATCCGGGTTTAAAGTTTTTATCGAACGTGAAGATGATGATGGTGAAGAACGGGTTTATGTTACTTTTGAAAATGAAAACGGAAACCGCACAAGACTCGCTGTTGAATTCTTCAATTCCAAACTTTTCAGACATTCTTTTGAAAAGAACAGGAATATTGTACAAGAATGTTCCGGAAACGATTTTGTTATTGAACGCGGTGAGATAACTATACCTGTCACCGGAATATTTAACCTTCTCGATGCAGTCCTTGAAGAGGCATACAAAGGAATCAATCTACAGCGCTATAAAGGTCTGGGTGAAATGAATCCTGAGCAGCTGTGGGAAACCACAATGGACCCTGATAAAAGGTCTATGTTGCAGGTAACTATCGAAGATGCTGTAGGTGCCAATGAAATCTTCATGGATTTGATGGGAGATAACGTTGAGCCACGCAGAGAATTTATTGAAAGAAACGCTCTTGCAGTTCAAGAGCTTGATATTTAA
- the dnaN gene encoding DNA polymerase III subunit beta, translated as MYLKVNRDEVIEGLQKSASIIPAKTGAAYLRTIWLKSEEGNLRIMSTDSNLEFCGTYPAEIIEEGLAGVQGRAFYDLVRKLPSGELVIKSDPDGSSILVEQGSRKYKLPVNDPTWFQKFSTFPAEGAVYWSGDFLLEIIERIAFCISDEDSMEAIACMNIVPSSDENGNYVEACGLNGHQFARLKFFNDDIHALLPEEGILIQKKYLSELKKWLTDDEIEMSLIEKRLFFKTADGKETFSMPLSYYQYPNYKNFLAKLNDDDVSRMKVEKSELSNALDRISIFNTDSNRCASFMFNPGELILFSQGQEVGTATESIEVEFSGEMERIAFPTKNLIEILGHFQSGKISFTLTGSEAPCGLTGDEDNEYLVIVMPMKVQEETYYSEEDV; from the coding sequence ATGTATTTAAAGGTGAATAGGGACGAAGTCATCGAAGGATTGCAGAAGTCTGCCAGCATCATTCCCGCAAAAACAGGAGCTGCATATTTGCGGACAATCTGGCTGAAAAGTGAAGAAGGAAATTTGAGGATTATGTCCACAGATTCCAATCTTGAATTTTGCGGAACTTATCCTGCTGAGATCATCGAAGAAGGTCTTGCCGGAGTTCAGGGACGTGCTTTTTATGATCTGGTAAGAAAACTTCCTTCAGGAGAACTGGTAATCAAAAGTGATCCTGACGGATCAAGTATTCTGGTAGAGCAAGGATCAAGGAAATACAAACTTCCAGTAAATGATCCAACATGGTTTCAGAAATTTTCCACTTTTCCTGCTGAAGGAGCTGTGTACTGGTCAGGTGACTTTCTTCTTGAAATTATCGAACGCATTGCATTCTGCATAAGCGACGAAGACAGCATGGAAGCAATTGCTTGTATGAACATCGTTCCTTCTTCTGATGAAAACGGAAACTATGTTGAAGCATGCGGTCTTAACGGACATCAATTCGCAAGACTTAAATTTTTCAATGATGATATTCATGCTCTTCTTCCTGAGGAAGGCATTCTTATTCAAAAAAAATATCTTTCTGAACTTAAAAAATGGCTCACTGATGATGAAATTGAAATGAGCCTTATTGAAAAAAGATTATTCTTTAAGACTGCTGATGGAAAAGAAACTTTCAGCATGCCTCTGAGTTATTATCAGTATCCAAATTACAAGAATTTTCTGGCAAAGCTTAATGACGATGATGTTTCCCGTATGAAAGTTGAAAAATCAGAGCTTTCAAACGCTCTGGACCGTATTTCTATTTTTAATACCGATTCAAATCGTTGTGCGTCTTTCATGTTCAACCCCGGTGAACTTATTCTTTTCAGTCAGGGGCAGGAAGTCGGAACAGCAACAGAATCCATAGAAGTTGAGTTTAGCGGTGAAATGGAACGTATTGCATTTCCTACAAAGAATCTGATTGAGATCCTCGGTCATTTTCAATCTGGAAAAATCAGCTTTACTCTGACAGGATCTGAAGCTCCTTGCGGTTTAACCGGAGATGAGGACAATGAGTACCTCGTAATTGTTATGCCTATGAAGGTTCAGGAAGAGACTTACTACAGCGAGGAAGATGTTTAA
- a CDS encoding DnaA/Hda family protein, with translation MKNALRNHLLNTCSDSDLKRWFDPINLDISDDTGDVVVTFPHAFFAQWFRSSIQDRFEEQLGLFLGGGFSVSYLNSSTSRTHTAGQVTDTKKIDFPFGHKFTFENFLISKSNYFPLASAKEVTHVDSVAFNPFVICGKSGSGKSHLLKSIANEISKKVESDKIFLGNIDDIQNIYSVRFGGDMIRARNYFFDFEYFFLDDLKQIQKYEKLQQELISIFNNFYENGKQMVFCCTDKLASYSFLDQNLKSRLEWGLIVNLKRPDLEIRAIYIQKQCKLKKLPLTKDQILTLSQRFQDFRYLQGIIIKLSAFRELVRKNMDEKDFENILNNTEEKTDETLTPEYVIKSVATHFNLKPSDLTGNKRHKMTAHARQIAMYVCRDLLGISYPALGRIFGGKDHSTVLYSVKKIQLLQKDDKVLKRVLIDLKNTCLLRVSN, from the coding sequence TTGAAGAATGCACTTAGAAATCACCTTCTGAATACATGCTCCGATTCAGACTTAAAACGCTGGTTTGACCCTATTAATCTCGATATTTCCGACGACACCGGAGATGTAGTTGTAACTTTTCCACATGCTTTTTTCGCTCAATGGTTCAGATCCAGCATCCAAGACAGATTTGAAGAGCAGTTAGGTTTATTCCTCGGTGGAGGATTTTCCGTTTCATACCTCAACAGCAGCACTTCAAGAACTCATACAGCCGGGCAAGTTACCGACACTAAAAAAATTGATTTTCCTTTCGGCCATAAATTTACTTTTGAAAATTTTCTAATCAGCAAGAGTAACTATTTTCCTCTGGCTTCCGCAAAAGAAGTAACACACGTCGACAGTGTTGCATTTAATCCCTTTGTTATCTGCGGTAAAAGCGGTTCAGGTAAATCCCACTTACTTAAATCTATTGCAAACGAGATCAGCAAAAAAGTTGAATCTGATAAAATATTTCTCGGAAATATAGACGATATTCAAAATATTTATTCCGTCCGCTTCGGCGGAGATATGATTCGCGCCAGAAACTACTTTTTCGATTTTGAATATTTCTTTCTCGATGATCTTAAGCAAATCCAGAAATACGAAAAACTCCAGCAGGAATTAATTTCTATTTTTAATAATTTCTATGAAAATGGAAAACAGATGGTTTTCTGCTGCACCGATAAATTAGCCTCCTACAGCTTTCTTGATCAGAATCTGAAGTCAAGATTGGAGTGGGGACTTATTGTGAATCTGAAACGCCCTGATCTCGAAATAAGGGCTATTTACATTCAAAAGCAGTGCAAACTTAAGAAGCTTCCGCTTACCAAAGACCAAATCCTGACACTTTCACAGAGATTTCAGGATTTCAGATATCTTCAGGGAATAATAATAAAACTTTCAGCATTCAGAGAACTTGTCCGCAAGAACATGGATGAAAAAGATTTTGAAAACATTTTGAACAACACTGAAGAAAAAACAGATGAGACTCTCACTCCCGAGTATGTGATCAAGTCTGTTGCAACGCATTTTAATCTCAAACCATCTGACCTTACCGGTAACAAACGGCATAAGATGACTGCACACGCAAGGCAGATTGCCATGTATGTTTGCAGGGATCTTTTAGGAATATCTTACCCTGCACTCGGAAGGATATTTGGAGGTAAAGACCACAGTACAGTCCTATATTCTGTTAAAAAAATACAGTTATTACAAAAGGATGATAAGGTTTTGAAAAGGGTGTTGATAGATTTGAAGAATACGTGTCTATTACGTGTTTCAAACTGA
- a CDS encoding homocysteine biosynthesis protein has translation MAKTFEVNKTIKEINERIKNGKAVVVNAEEMVEIVRSKGKVEAAKEIDVVTTGTFSPMCSSGMLFNIGQEPPTMKTSQVWLNNVPCYAGIAAADAYIGATEPAEDDPLNKVYPGRFAYGGGHVIEDLIAGKTVRLKAKAYGTDCYPRKEIEKDITLKDLPNAVMLNPRNCYQNYNCAVNMTSRTIYTYMGPLKANQRNANYATAGQLSPLFNDPYLKTIGLGTRIFLAGSKGYVIGAGTQHVKNPARNERGIPLGGSGTLMIKGDLEGMDPRYFRGLSFQGYGCTASVGIGIPIPILNEEMAWFTGVSDADIQMPVKDYGYDYPNGIGRALAHVTFEELKSGEITVNGKVIPTVPLTSHVISLEIADKLKSWIQKGDFLLTEPVEEIEST, from the coding sequence ATGGCGAAGACCTTTGAAGTCAACAAGACTATAAAAGAGATAAACGAGCGCATCAAAAATGGTAAGGCTGTAGTTGTCAACGCTGAGGAAATGGTCGAAATTGTCCGTTCCAAGGGTAAAGTTGAAGCAGCTAAAGAAATCGATGTTGTTACAACAGGAACTTTTTCACCGATGTGTTCTTCAGGTATGCTGTTCAATATTGGGCAGGAACCGCCTACAATGAAGACTTCACAGGTTTGGCTGAATAACGTTCCATGTTATGCTGGAATTGCAGCTGCGGACGCTTATATTGGCGCTACAGAGCCTGCTGAGGACGACCCGCTTAACAAAGTATATCCTGGAAGATTTGCTTACGGTGGCGGTCATGTAATCGAAGATTTGATTGCCGGTAAGACTGTTCGTCTTAAAGCCAAAGCTTACGGAACAGATTGTTATCCGCGCAAAGAGATTGAAAAAGATATCACGCTGAAAGATTTACCAAATGCTGTTATGTTAAACCCTCGCAATTGTTATCAAAATTACAATTGCGCAGTTAATATGACCAGCCGTACTATTTATACTTACATGGGGCCGCTTAAAGCTAATCAGCGTAATGCAAACTACGCTACAGCCGGACAGCTTTCACCGCTTTTCAATGATCCGTATTTGAAGACTATCGGTCTTGGAACACGCATCTTTTTAGCTGGCTCTAAAGGGTATGTTATCGGTGCTGGAACACAGCATGTTAAGAATCCAGCCCGTAATGAAAGAGGTATACCTCTCGGCGGATCCGGAACTCTTATGATCAAAGGTGATTTAGAAGGAATGGATCCACGTTATTTCCGCGGTTTGAGCTTCCAAGGTTACGGTTGTACAGCTTCAGTAGGTATCGGTATTCCTATTCCGATTCTTAATGAAGAAATGGCCTGGTTTACCGGCGTAAGTGATGCTGATATTCAGATGCCTGTGAAAGATTACGGCTATGACTATCCTAACGGAATTGGACGTGCTCTTGCTCACGTAACTTTTGAAGAACTTAAATCAGGTGAAATAACAGTTAACGGGAAAGTTATTCCTACTGTGCCGTTAACAAGTCATGTCATTTCTCTTGAAATTGCAGATAAGCTTAAATCATGGATTCAGAAGGGTGATTTCCTTTTAACTGAACCAGTTGAAGAGATTGAATCCACTTAG
- a CDS encoding DMT family transporter translates to MQSKNIKADVLLLVTAMIWGTAFVAQRVGMDYVGPLTFNAVRFALGAIALLPLVHRMDREKKKDGTYKKLDMNQFFKGSLITGLVLFLGASLQQWGLVYTTAGNAGFITGLYVVIVPIMGLFFKQKTGLPTWVGALLAVVGMYLLSVNEGFNISFGDLLVLISAFFWAAHVIVISLFSSKIEPIKFAIGQFVACSILSFIGAFILEDVSLSGIFDGAIPILYGGLMSVGVAYTLQVIALQDAKPAHAAIILSLESVFGALGGCLLLGEVLTTQGLFGCGLMLCGMLISQVKSH, encoded by the coding sequence ATGCAGTCTAAAAATATAAAAGCTGATGTACTCTTACTGGTTACAGCAATGATCTGGGGAACAGCATTTGTGGCGCAAAGAGTAGGGATGGACTACGTCGGTCCGCTTACTTTTAATGCTGTTCGTTTTGCTCTCGGTGCCATTGCGCTCCTTCCACTTGTCCACAGGATGGACAGGGAAAAAAAGAAAGACGGAACTTACAAAAAACTGGATATGAATCAGTTTTTCAAGGGAAGTTTAATTACCGGATTAGTCTTGTTTTTGGGAGCTTCTTTGCAACAGTGGGGTCTTGTTTACACCACTGCCGGAAATGCCGGATTTATTACAGGTTTATATGTTGTAATTGTTCCTATAATGGGGCTTTTCTTTAAGCAGAAAACAGGATTGCCAACATGGGTTGGTGCTTTGCTGGCGGTAGTCGGAATGTATCTGCTGAGTGTTAACGAAGGATTTAATATATCTTTCGGTGATTTATTAGTACTTATAAGTGCTTTTTTCTGGGCCGCGCACGTAATTGTAATTTCACTTTTTTCATCAAAGATAGAACCTATTAAGTTTGCTATCGGCCAGTTTGTAGCCTGTTCAATATTAAGTTTTATAGGCGCGTTTATTTTAGAAGATGTTTCATTAAGCGGTATTTTTGACGGAGCTATTCCTATCCTATACGGCGGGTTAATGTCCGTAGGTGTTGCGTACACTTTGCAGGTAATAGCATTGCAGGATGCGAAGCCTGCACACGCTGCGATCATACTGAGTTTAGAATCCGTATTCGGGGCGTTGGGCGGATGTCTGCTATTGGGCGAGGTGCTGACAACTCAAGGATTATTCGGTTGCGGGCTTATGCTATGTGGTATGTTGATTTCACAGGTTAAGTCGCATTAA